The following are encoded in a window of Pseudomonas graminis genomic DNA:
- a CDS encoding class II glutamine amidotransferase, which produces MCELLGMSANVPTDIVFSFTGLMQRGGRTGPHRDGWGIGFYEGRGLRLFQDPAASSESEVAQLVQRYPIKSEVVIGHIRQANVGKVCLSNTHPFVRELWGRNWCFAHNGQLADFYPGATFYRPVGDTDSEAAFCDLLNRVREAFPEPVEIEQLLPTLVEACSEYRSKGVFNALLSDGDWLFCYCSTKLVHITRRAPFGPARLKDVDVIVDFQAETTPNDVVTVIATEPLTENETWNRYEPGHWSLWRRGECVVEGSA; this is translated from the coding sequence ATGTGTGAACTCCTGGGCATGAGTGCCAACGTACCGACGGACATCGTGTTCAGCTTCACCGGGCTGATGCAGCGCGGTGGTCGCACCGGTCCGCACCGCGACGGGTGGGGCATCGGTTTCTACGAAGGCCGGGGCCTGCGTCTGTTTCAGGACCCTGCCGCGAGCAGCGAGTCGGAAGTCGCGCAACTGGTGCAGCGTTACCCGATCAAGAGCGAGGTGGTCATCGGCCACATTCGTCAGGCCAACGTAGGCAAGGTCTGCCTGTCCAACACCCATCCTTTCGTGCGCGAACTGTGGGGGCGCAACTGGTGTTTCGCCCATAACGGTCAGCTCGCGGATTTCTATCCCGGCGCTACGTTCTATCGGCCGGTGGGCGATACCGACAGCGAAGCGGCATTCTGCGATCTGCTCAACCGGGTGCGCGAAGCATTTCCCGAGCCGGTCGAGATCGAGCAGTTGCTGCCGACACTGGTGGAGGCCTGCAGCGAATACCGCAGCAAAGGCGTGTTCAATGCACTGCTCAGTGATGGCGACTGGCTGTTTTGCTACTGTTCGACCAAGCTGGTGCACATCACCCGCCGCGCCCCGTTCGGGCCGGCGCGCCTCAAAGACGTCGACGTTATCGTCGATTTCCAGGCGGAGACCACGCCCAACGATGTGGTGACGGTGATCGCCACCGAGCCACTGACCGAAAACGAGACCTGGAACCGCTACGAGCCAGGTCACTGGAGTCTTTGGCGCCGCGGCGAATGCGTCGTCGAAGGTTCGGCCTGA
- the rnd gene encoding ribonuclease D, translating to MAIDIHWIRDDHSLAEHCAQWQTLPYVALDTEFMRVDTFYPIAALLQIGDGSRAYLIDPLLISDWKPLAALLENPDVIKVVHACSEDLEVLLRLTGSLPAPLFDTQLAAAYLNLGFSMGYSRLVQEVLNIDLPKGETRSDWLQRPLSETQISYAAEDAVHLAEVYNLLRPRLSDEKYAWVLEDGAELVANLRRETDPYDAYRDAKLAWKLSRAQLAVLRELCAWREQQARLRNQPRNRILREHSLWPLAKSQPDNLAALAKIDDMHPKTVRQDGEFLLDLIKKAGSVSPDLWPPALPEPLPIEASNVLKSLRAIGQQQAERLDMAPELMLRKKTLEALLKTGYPDGPYKLPDSLRGWRRELMGQMLLDSLANAGEQP from the coding sequence GTGGCCATCGATATTCACTGGATTCGCGACGACCATAGCCTCGCCGAACATTGCGCACAGTGGCAGACACTGCCCTACGTCGCGCTCGACACCGAATTCATGCGGGTCGACACCTTCTATCCCATCGCCGCGTTGTTGCAGATCGGCGATGGTTCACGCGCATACCTGATCGACCCGTTGCTGATAAGCGACTGGAAACCTCTGGCCGCGCTGCTGGAAAACCCTGACGTCATCAAAGTCGTTCACGCCTGCAGCGAGGACCTTGAGGTGCTGTTGCGCCTGACCGGCAGCCTGCCTGCGCCGCTGTTCGACACCCAACTGGCCGCGGCCTATCTGAACCTCGGGTTCTCGATGGGCTATTCGCGTCTGGTTCAGGAAGTGCTGAACATCGATCTGCCGAAAGGCGAGACGCGTTCGGACTGGCTGCAACGCCCCCTCTCGGAAACCCAGATCAGCTACGCCGCCGAAGACGCCGTGCACCTGGCCGAGGTGTACAACCTGCTGCGCCCGCGTCTGTCCGATGAAAAGTACGCATGGGTGCTGGAGGATGGTGCCGAACTGGTCGCCAACCTGCGCCGCGAAACCGATCCCTATGACGCTTACCGCGACGCCAAGCTGGCGTGGAAGCTGTCCCGGGCGCAACTCGCCGTGCTGCGTGAGCTCTGCGCCTGGCGCGAGCAACAGGCGCGCCTGCGTAATCAGCCACGCAATCGCATCCTGCGCGAACATTCGCTGTGGCCGCTGGCCAAATCCCAGCCCGACAACCTCGCTGCGCTGGCGAAAATCGACGACATGCACCCCAAGACCGTGCGTCAGGACGGCGAGTTTCTGCTCGACCTGATCAAGAAAGCCGGCAGCGTGTCGCCGGATCTGTGGCCGCCCGCACTGCCGGAGCCGCTGCCGATCGAGGCCTCCAATGTGCTCAAGAGTTTGCGCGCCATTGGCCAGCAGCAAGCCGAGCGCCTCGACATGGCGCCGGAATTGATGCTGCGCAAAAAGACCCTCGAAGCCCTGCTCAAGACCGGTTACCCAGACGGTCCCTATAAACTGCCCGATTCGCTGCGTGGCTGGCGCCGCGAATTGATGGGTCAGATGCTGCTCGACAGCCTGGCCAACGCCGGAGAACAGCCTTGA
- a CDS encoding RNA methyltransferase has product MANKRYACIGLFNPKSPENVGSVMRAAGCYGVASVFYTGKRYERARDFVTDTKKIHQDIPLIGIDDLRKIIPLGCVPVAVELVEGARALPEYTHPDRAIYIFGPEDGSLDKEIRDWCEDVVYIPTTGCMNLAATVNVVLYDRMAKGINTRSGPQFGRETDRT; this is encoded by the coding sequence GTGGCCAACAAACGCTATGCCTGCATCGGCTTGTTCAATCCCAAATCCCCGGAAAACGTCGGTTCGGTGATGCGCGCAGCGGGCTGCTATGGCGTGGCGTCGGTGTTCTACACCGGCAAGCGCTACGAGCGTGCGCGTGATTTCGTTACCGACACCAAGAAGATCCACCAGGACATTCCGCTGATCGGCATTGATGACCTGCGCAAGATCATCCCGCTGGGCTGCGTGCCGGTGGCCGTGGAATTGGTCGAGGGCGCACGTGCGCTGCCCGAGTACACCCACCCGGACCGGGCGATCTATATCTTCGGGCCGGAAGACGGTTCGCTGGATAAAGAGATCCGCGATTGGTGCGAAGACGTGGTGTACATCCCCACGACGGGCTGCATGAACCTCGCCGCGACCGTCAACGTCGTGCTTTACGACCGGATGGCCAAAGGCATCAATACCCGCTCTGGCCCGCAGTTCGGACGGGAAACCGATCGCACCTGA
- a CDS encoding YcgL domain-containing protein has product MKRICSIYRSPRRNEMYLYVLKSDALERVPEELLTAFGKPQHAFNLVLSPERALAREDIHAVLANLDKQGYHLQMPPAEDDYIEHLPEELLRRNDPM; this is encoded by the coding sequence TTGAAACGTATTTGCTCCATCTACCGCAGCCCGCGCAGGAACGAAATGTACCTGTATGTCCTCAAGAGCGACGCCCTGGAGCGTGTGCCCGAGGAATTGCTGACCGCGTTCGGCAAGCCGCAGCACGCCTTCAATCTGGTCCTGTCGCCGGAGCGCGCCCTGGCCCGCGAAGACATTCACGCGGTGCTCGCCAATCTGGACAAGCAGGGTTACCACCTGCAGATGCCACCGGCCGAAGACGATTACATCGAGCACTTGCCCGAAGAGCTGCTGCGCCGCAACGATCCGATGTGA
- a CDS encoding D-2-hydroxyacid dehydrogenase, whose translation MRVLIAEHDYPVYTELLRQTAPEIEVLSSGNSAELSKMAAEAPIWLGQPDLLANLLRQGHKPKWLQSTWAGITPLLADGLYRDYQLTRAVGIFGQVMAEFVLTYMLVHEREVLARLVSQVERKWDNRMGRSLSGRKALIVGTGDIGRCVAQFLVPFGVELYGIASSARTEAPFVEVAALEDLPRLVAEVDFVINLLPNTPQTQDLYNAKLFACFKPSALFINVGRGTAVVDADLVEALKEGHLAGAVIDVCRQEPLPQRHPFWTAWGLLLTGHSSAPTSPPAMTQLFVDNLKAYTAGEALRGEVDFAKGY comes from the coding sequence ATGCGCGTTCTGATCGCCGAACACGATTACCCCGTTTACACCGAACTGCTCCGCCAGACAGCCCCCGAGATCGAAGTGTTGAGCAGCGGTAACTCCGCCGAACTGTCGAAAATGGCCGCCGAGGCGCCGATCTGGCTTGGCCAGCCTGACCTGTTGGCGAATCTGCTGCGCCAGGGCCACAAACCGAAATGGCTGCAATCGACCTGGGCTGGCATCACGCCGCTGCTGGCTGACGGCCTGTACCGCGACTATCAACTCACCCGCGCGGTTGGCATCTTCGGTCAGGTGATGGCCGAGTTCGTGCTGACCTACATGCTGGTGCATGAACGTGAAGTGCTGGCGCGGTTGGTCAGTCAGGTCGAGCGCAAGTGGGACAACCGCATGGGCCGCAGCCTGTCCGGGCGCAAGGCGTTGATCGTCGGGACGGGCGACATTGGCCGGTGCGTGGCGCAGTTCCTCGTGCCGTTCGGCGTCGAGCTGTATGGCATTGCGTCGAGCGCGCGGACTGAAGCGCCGTTCGTTGAAGTGGCTGCGCTGGAGGACCTGCCGCGTCTTGTGGCCGAGGTTGATTTCGTCATCAACCTGCTGCCCAACACGCCGCAGACCCAGGATCTCTACAACGCCAAACTGTTTGCCTGCTTCAAGCCTTCGGCGTTGTTCATCAACGTCGGTCGGGGTACGGCGGTGGTGGATGCGGATCTGGTAGAGGCGCTGAAAGAAGGGCATCTGGCCGGGGCGGTCATCGACGTCTGCCGTCAGGAACCGCTGCCTCAGCGTCACCCGTTCTGGACGGCGTGGGGCCTGTTGCTCACCGGTCACAGCTCGGCGCCGACGTCGCCGCCGGCGATGACCCAGCTGTTCGTGGACAACCTCAAGGCCTATACCGCCGGCGAGGCGTTGCGCGGCGAAGTGGACTTCGCCAAGGGGTATTGA
- a CDS encoding S9 family peptidase translates to MPSAPHTSSAPVARKADGADPYVWLQNRDTDEVLDYLKAENAWQEQQLADLQPLRETLFQEIKGRILETDLSLPSPWGPYLYYTRTTEGDEYARHYRCPRPADDSQTLDESAEELLLDPNELAGGGFFSLGAFSISPDHQRLAYSLDTSGEEVYQLYVKELSSGVVSSLPFEDCDGSMTWANDSQTLFFGELDDTHRPHKLYRHKLGEASAELVFTEPDGRFFLHCYRSSSERQLIVGLDSKTTSEAWVLDADTPQQKFVCMAPRSEGHEYSVDHGLIEGKWSWVIRSNQDGINFALYHAPEKPEGVPERSDWQNLIAHSKTVMLDGFSLNAKGLTLSLREGGLPIVEVHPQGLPAYRVQLPDAAYNLYVQDTLEFESDNIRLRYQSLNRPPQVWQLSLATGEQIVLKETPVLGVFDADAYVSQRLWATAADGTQVPISLVVKRELAGQTVPLYLYGYGAYGESLDPWFSHARLSLLDRGIAFAIAHVRGGGELGEAWYRNGKQEHKQNTFSDFIACAEHLIAENITTAEQLVISGGSAGGLLIGAVVNQRPQLFKAAIAEVPFVDVLNTMLDPDLPLTVTEYDEWGNPQEPDVHARIKAYAPYENVAAQHYPAMLVIAGYNDSRVQYWEAAKWVAKLRDRKTDDNLLLLKTELGAGHGGMSGRYQGLRDVALEYGFILKVLKMA, encoded by the coding sequence ATGCCTTCCGCCCCACACACTTCCAGCGCCCCCGTCGCCCGCAAGGCTGACGGCGCCGACCCGTACGTCTGGCTGCAAAACCGCGACACCGATGAAGTGCTCGATTACCTCAAGGCCGAAAATGCCTGGCAGGAACAGCAGCTCGCGGACCTGCAGCCGTTGCGCGAAACCCTGTTTCAGGAGATCAAGGGCCGCATCCTCGAAACCGACCTGTCACTGCCCTCCCCCTGGGGCCCGTATCTTTACTACACCCGCACCACCGAGGGCGACGAATACGCCCGTCACTACCGCTGCCCGCGTCCGGCCGATGACTCCCAGACCCTCGACGAAAGCGCTGAAGAGTTGCTGCTCGACCCCAACGAACTGGCCGGCGGTGGCTTCTTCTCCCTCGGTGCGTTCAGCATCAGCCCCGACCATCAACGCCTGGCCTACAGCCTCGACACCAGCGGCGAAGAGGTTTATCAGCTCTACGTCAAGGAGCTGAGCAGCGGCGTGGTCAGCAGCCTGCCATTCGAAGACTGCGACGGCAGCATGACCTGGGCGAACGACAGCCAGACGCTGTTCTTCGGCGAGCTGGACGATACCCATCGTCCGCACAAGCTGTACCGCCATAAACTGGGCGAAGCATCCGCCGAGCTGGTGTTCACCGAGCCCGACGGGCGCTTCTTCCTGCATTGCTACCGCAGCAGCTCGGAGCGGCAGTTAATTGTGGGGCTGGACAGCAAAACCACCAGCGAGGCCTGGGTGCTGGACGCCGACACACCCCAGCAGAAGTTCGTGTGCATGGCGCCGCGCAGCGAGGGGCACGAATACTCAGTGGATCACGGCCTGATTGAGGGCAAGTGGAGCTGGGTCATCCGCAGCAATCAGGACGGCATCAACTTTGCGCTGTACCACGCGCCTGAAAAACCCGAGGGCGTCCCGGAACGGAGCGACTGGCAGAACCTGATTGCCCACAGCAAGACGGTGATGCTCGACGGCTTCAGCCTCAACGCCAAAGGCCTGACCTTGAGCCTGCGGGAAGGCGGCCTGCCGATCGTCGAAGTGCATCCCCAAGGTCTCCCGGCGTATCGCGTGCAACTGCCGGATGCGGCGTACAACCTGTATGTGCAGGACACCCTTGAGTTCGAGAGCGACAACATTCGCCTGCGCTATCAATCGCTGAACCGTCCGCCGCAGGTCTGGCAATTGTCGCTGGCCACCGGGGAACAAATCGTACTCAAGGAAACGCCCGTACTGGGTGTGTTCGACGCCGATGCCTACGTCAGCCAGCGGTTGTGGGCGACAGCCGCCGACGGTACGCAAGTGCCCATCAGCCTGGTGGTCAAACGCGAGTTGGCCGGTCAGACCGTTCCGCTGTATCTGTACGGCTATGGTGCGTACGGCGAAAGCCTGGACCCGTGGTTTTCCCACGCGCGGCTGAGTTTGCTTGATCGCGGCATCGCTTTCGCGATCGCTCACGTGCGCGGCGGCGGTGAGCTGGGCGAGGCCTGGTACCGGAACGGCAAGCAGGAGCACAAGCAGAACACCTTCAGCGACTTCATCGCCTGTGCCGAACACTTGATCGCGGAAAACATCACCACGGCCGAACAACTGGTGATCAGTGGCGGCAGCGCCGGCGGCCTGTTGATTGGCGCGGTGGTGAACCAGCGTCCGCAGCTGTTCAAGGCTGCCATCGCTGAAGTACCGTTCGTCGATGTACTGAACACCATGCTCGACCCCGATCTGCCGCTGACCGTCACTGAATATGACGAATGGGGCAATCCGCAAGAGCCAGACGTCCACGCGCGGATCAAGGCGTACGCGCCTTATGAAAACGTCGCAGCGCAGCATTACCCGGCCATGCTGGTCATTGCGGGCTATAACGACAGCCGAGTGCAGTATTGGGAAGCGGCCAAGTGGGTGGCGAAACTGCGTGATCGCAAAACCGACGATAACCTGCTGTTGCTCAAGACCGAACTGGGCGCAGGCCACGGCGGCATGAGCGGGCGTTATCAGGGATTGCGTGACGTAGCCCTCGAATACGGGTTTATTCTGAAAGTGCTGAAAATGGCCTGA
- a CDS encoding YajD family HNH nuclease: MSSANTPTNTSKLDRILADNQRDREMGYRDKALRMYPHVCGRCAREFAGKRLSELTVHHRDHNHDNNPQDGSNWELLCLYCHDNEHSRYTDQQYFSESSTSSPKTAKATHNPFAALAGLMKKD; encoded by the coding sequence ATGAGTTCGGCCAACACGCCAACCAACACTTCCAAACTGGACCGCATCCTCGCCGACAACCAGCGTGACCGAGAAATGGGTTACCGCGACAAAGCCCTGCGCATGTACCCGCACGTCTGCGGCCGCTGCGCCCGGGAATTTGCTGGCAAACGCCTCAGCGAGCTGACCGTGCACCACCGCGACCACAACCACGACAACAATCCCCAGGACGGCTCCAACTGGGAGCTGCTGTGCCTGTACTGCCACGACAACGAACACTCGCGTTACACCGATCAGCAATACTTCTCGGAAAGCTCGACCAGCAGCCCGAAAACCGCCAAGGCGACCCACAACCCGTTCGCCGCGCTGGCCGGGTTGATGAAGAAGGACTAG
- a CDS encoding spermidine synthase produces the protein MKRFVLLDTTPIPDNGGALCLFEYGEDFVIKIQGGDGGQLMNTRMHGSEDALAEIPCKKVAARLNPRVLIGGLGMGFTLASALKHLGKNGEVVVAELVPGVVEWNRGALGEKSGNPLQDPRAKVVVQDVAQVLKAEPQGFDAIMLDVDNGPEGLTQKSNSWLYSAGGLAACASALRPKGVLAVWSASADAAFSDKLRKAGFKAEEVKVYAHGNKGTRHTIWIAEKLKG, from the coding sequence ATGAAACGTTTTGTTCTGCTCGACACCACTCCGATCCCCGATAACGGCGGCGCCTTGTGCCTGTTCGAGTACGGCGAGGATTTTGTCATCAAGATCCAGGGTGGCGACGGCGGCCAGTTGATGAACACGCGCATGCATGGTTCCGAAGACGCCCTGGCGGAAATTCCCTGCAAGAAGGTCGCGGCGCGCCTCAACCCTCGGGTGCTGATCGGCGGGCTGGGCATGGGCTTTACCCTGGCGTCAGCGCTCAAGCACCTGGGCAAGAACGGCGAAGTGGTGGTCGCCGAGCTGGTGCCCGGCGTGGTGGAGTGGAATCGCGGTGCCCTGGGCGAAAAATCGGGCAATCCGCTGCAGGACCCACGCGCCAAGGTGGTGGTGCAGGACGTCGCTCAGGTTCTCAAGGCAGAACCACAAGGCTTTGACGCGATCATGCTCGACGTTGACAACGGTCCTGAAGGCCTGACGCAAAAATCCAACAGCTGGCTGTATTCGGCCGGCGGTCTTGCGGCCTGTGCCAGCGCGCTGCGCCCCAAAGGCGTGCTGGCCGTATGGTCCGCCAGCGCCGACGCCGCTTTCAGCGACAAGCTGCGCAAGGCCGGCTTCAAGGCCGAAGAGGTCAAGGTCTACGCCCATGGCAACAAGGGCACACGGCATACCATCTGGATCGCCGAAAAACTGAAGGGCTGA
- a CDS encoding class I SAM-dependent methyltransferase produces the protein MNKPLGKEANVEEYVRRHEHTLSRRLSLWRDAQLARRALRDAGEPGLVLDLPSGSGRFWPVLAEHANRVILAADPSTDMLAFAEAQSSNEVRKRIRTFQSSAFSIGLSANAVDCIFCMRLFHHLADSEKRGAILDEFHRVTRDTAIVALWVDGNVKSWRRKRQQGRLDVEVSAPRNRYVVCRSDIESEFAQAGFRIIDHHDFLPGYDMWRVYVLRKAGR, from the coding sequence ATGAATAAGCCCCTCGGCAAAGAGGCAAACGTCGAGGAGTACGTGCGTCGGCATGAACACACCCTCAGCCGACGTCTGAGTCTCTGGCGCGATGCGCAACTGGCGCGCAGGGCCTTGCGCGATGCGGGCGAGCCCGGGCTGGTGCTGGACTTGCCGTCGGGCTCCGGCCGTTTCTGGCCGGTACTGGCAGAACACGCCAATCGGGTCATCCTTGCGGCCGATCCTTCCACCGACATGCTCGCGTTCGCCGAGGCGCAATCGTCCAACGAGGTCCGCAAGCGCATCCGCACCTTTCAGAGCTCCGCGTTCTCCATCGGCCTGTCCGCCAACGCCGTGGACTGCATTTTCTGCATGCGGTTGTTCCATCACCTGGCCGACAGCGAAAAACGCGGCGCGATTCTCGACGAGTTTCACCGGGTGACCCGCGACACGGCCATCGTCGCGCTGTGGGTGGACGGCAACGTGAAGTCGTGGCGCCGCAAACGTCAGCAAGGTCGACTGGACGTTGAAGTATCCGCGCCACGCAATCGGTATGTGGTGTGCCGCAGCGACATCGAATCCGAGTTCGCGCAGGCGGGCTTCAGGATCATCGATCACCACGACTTTCTTCCCGGCTACGACATGTGGCGGGTGTACGTGCTGCGCAAGGCGGGCCGGTGA
- a CDS encoding YgaP family membrane protein — protein MSDTPIIERIERPLHDYPEQNVQGWERIGSLAGGVLMMGKGLRRGGIFGLVQLAIGGAVLARGITGHCSAKALIDKSRSEMDVARSRIEEAGAELSKLKTKAEVAVEDAVDTGVDALKGPKGV, from the coding sequence ATGAGCGACACCCCGATCATTGAACGCATCGAACGACCTTTGCACGATTACCCGGAGCAGAACGTACAAGGCTGGGAGCGCATCGGCTCGCTGGCAGGTGGTGTCCTGATGATGGGCAAAGGCCTGCGCCGCGGCGGGATCTTCGGTCTGGTGCAACTGGCAATCGGCGGCGCCGTTCTGGCCCGTGGCATCACCGGCCACTGCTCGGCCAAAGCGCTGATCGACAAAAGTCGCAGCGAGATGGACGTGGCCCGTTCGCGCATCGAAGAAGCCGGCGCAGAACTGAGCAAGCTGAAAACCAAGGCTGAAGTGGCTGTAGAAGATGCTGTCGACACCGGCGTCGACGCGTTGAAAGGTCCGAAAGGCGTCTGA
- a CDS encoding MFS transporter gives MTDNDYLIAWGLYAFAALGCLLVWFKLTGWMWRYLREPLRVIGAVLLFCPTIVDPAKDQYAPALAISVLDLALKVGNNVWRAVLDLATYGAIALGLYVIFALIRLPFLRKKKARLAHAEAAAAQAAAEQKEHDEPYADPDAGRFASQSPASTPAPAPSGRYRVEPKL, from the coding sequence ATGACCGACAACGACTATCTGATTGCCTGGGGCCTTTACGCGTTCGCCGCGTTGGGCTGTCTGTTGGTGTGGTTCAAGCTGACCGGCTGGATGTGGCGCTACCTGCGCGAACCCTTGCGCGTGATCGGCGCCGTGCTGTTGTTCTGCCCGACGATCGTTGATCCCGCCAAAGACCAATACGCCCCGGCGCTGGCGATCAGCGTGCTGGACCTGGCGCTCAAGGTCGGCAACAACGTCTGGCGCGCCGTGCTCGACCTCGCCACCTACGGCGCCATCGCCCTGGGGCTCTACGTCATCTTCGCTTTGATCCGCTTGCCGTTCCTGCGCAAGAAAAAAGCCCGTCTGGCCCACGCCGAAGCCGCCGCTGCCCAAGCTGCCGCCGAGCAGAAGGAACACGACGAGCCTTATGCAGACCCAGACGCAGGGCGCTTCGCCAGCCAGTCTCCCGCTTCAACGCCGGCGCCTGCACCCAGCGGCCGCTATCGCGTCGAACCCAAACTGTGA
- a CDS encoding nitroreductase family protein has translation MSANPRVAEYAIDPQFIERWSPRAFSGESIPQETLLSFFEAARWAPSAYNSQPWRFLYARRDTPNWERFLGLLNEFNRGWAQHASALVIIISKTTFTAPGATEETPALWHTFDAGSAWGYLALQASLSGWHTHGMAGFDQELTRQALKIPEGYAVHAAVAIGKLGDKLTLAEYLQAREMPSPRRPLAELAAEGDFSL, from the coding sequence ATGAGCGCCAATCCACGTGTTGCCGAATACGCCATCGACCCGCAATTCATCGAACGCTGGTCGCCGCGCGCGTTCAGCGGCGAGAGCATCCCGCAGGAAACCCTGCTGAGCTTTTTCGAAGCCGCGCGCTGGGCACCTTCGGCTTACAACTCACAGCCATGGCGCTTTCTCTACGCGCGCCGTGACACGCCCAACTGGGAGCGTTTCCTCGGCCTGCTGAATGAATTCAATCGGGGCTGGGCACAGCATGCCTCGGCGCTGGTGATCATTATTTCCAAAACCACCTTCACCGCCCCCGGCGCGACGGAAGAAACGCCGGCGCTGTGGCACACCTTCGACGCCGGTTCGGCGTGGGGATACCTGGCGCTGCAAGCAAGTCTCAGCGGTTGGCACACCCACGGCATGGCGGGTTTTGACCAGGAACTGACTCGCCAGGCGCTGAAGATTCCGGAGGGTTATGCGGTGCATGCGGCCGTGGCGATCGGCAAGCTGGGGGATAAATTGACGCTGGCCGAATACCTTCAGGCTCGGGAAATGCCGAGCCCGCGTCGGCCGCTGGCTGAATTGGCGGCCGAGGGGGATTTCAGTTTGTAA
- a CDS encoding YcgN family cysteine cluster protein, with protein sequence MAAIVEPFWIRKTLEQLDAVEWESLCDGCGLCCLQKLEDEDDGSVYYTRIACKLLDLKTCACTDYPNRRAQVPDCIQLTPGKADEFKWLPPTCGYRLVSEGKDLPLWHHLVCGDREQVHKQRISQSGRMLSEGSVAEDDWEDYLIFRAG encoded by the coding sequence ATGGCCGCTATCGTAGAACCCTTCTGGATACGCAAAACCCTCGAGCAGCTCGATGCCGTCGAGTGGGAATCGCTGTGTGACGGCTGCGGTTTGTGCTGCCTGCAAAAGCTCGAGGACGAGGACGACGGCAGCGTTTATTACACGCGCATCGCCTGCAAGCTGCTGGACCTGAAGACCTGCGCCTGCACTGACTACCCGAATCGCCGCGCCCAGGTCCCGGACTGCATTCAGCTGACGCCCGGTAAGGCTGACGAATTCAAATGGCTGCCGCCCACCTGCGGCTATCGGCTGGTCAGCGAGGGCAAGGACCTGCCGCTCTGGCACCATCTGGTGTGCGGGGACCGGGAACAGGTGCATAAACAGCGTATTTCTCAGTCAGGACGCATGCTCAGCGAAGGCAGCGTGGCTGAGGACGACTGGGAGGATTACCTGATTTTTCGTGCGGGCTAA
- a CDS encoding Crp/Fnr family transcriptional regulator, giving the protein MSTLLNSSSLNKEIRDKLMDCGLFLALTPAEFAAAAGYFSISSIEKGEAIFNEGDAGTFMCILHSGTVSVQKLNGDGHPVETAILRSGRAFGEMAVLDGERRSATCIAASSCYLLNLGKDSLDKMLNDAPKVAAKIIRAIAVAMSKRLRMMDGQVVAQQD; this is encoded by the coding sequence ATGTCTACATTGCTCAACTCTTCGTCACTCAATAAGGAAATCCGCGACAAGCTGATGGACTGCGGTCTGTTCCTCGCCCTGACGCCGGCTGAATTTGCCGCCGCTGCGGGGTACTTCAGCATCAGCAGCATTGAAAAGGGCGAAGCGATCTTCAACGAAGGCGACGCGGGCACGTTCATGTGCATCCTGCACTCGGGCACGGTGTCGGTGCAGAAGCTCAACGGTGACGGCCATCCGGTGGAGACCGCCATCCTGCGCAGCGGCAGAGCGTTCGGCGAAATGGCGGTGCTGGATGGCGAACGTCGCTCGGCCACGTGCATCGCCGCTTCATCGTGCTATTTGCTGAACCTGGGCAAGGACTCGCTGGACAAGATGCTCAACGACGCGCCGAAAGTGGCAGCGAAGATCATCCGAGCGATCGCGGTGGCGATGTCCAAACGGCTGCGCATGATGGACGGTCAGGTCGTGGCGCAGCAGGATTAA